One Streptomyces umbrinus genomic window, TCGGCACCGCGGCCGGCGGCATCAGCGGACCGCTGCTCTTCGCCGACCTGACCAGCACGGGCGTGGTCGGCGACACGGTGCTCGCCTTCCAGATCGGCGCCGGGCTGATGTGTGCGGCGGGGCTGGTCGCGGCGGCACTCGCGGTACGGGCGGAACGGCGGTCGCTGGAGGACATCGCCAGGCCGCTGTCGGCGGCGGCTTCACCGTCCTCGGGGCCGAAGCCCGCCGGGCCGGCGCCTTCCGGGGCGACGGCCTAGGCCGCCCCTCCCGGGTCCCCGGGCCTCCGGCCCGCACGGCTGTCGGGCCGCCCTCCCGGATTCCCCGACGCCCGTCGGGTGACCTGCGAGGATGCGCCGTGTCACCGTTTCCGGAACGACGCAGCGACGTGACGACGCAGAGCCGCGACGACGACGGGAACGCGCGTCGAATTCGGAGGACGAGATGACGACCTACCCCCTGGACCCGGAGCTTGCCGCAGTCGTGCCCATGCTGCCCCGGGCCGACACCTCGGACCTCGAAGGCGCCCGGGCCGAGATGCTCGTCGGAATCAATGCGGCCCTGGAGGAAGTGGACGCCACGGGCGTGGACGTCTTCGACGTGGTCGCGCCCGGGCCGGAGGGCGCCCCAGACGTCCTCCTGCGCGGCTACCGCCCGCAAGGAGTCGAGGGCCCGCTCCCGGTGATCTACGACATCCACGGCGGCGGATTCATGCTGGGCAGCGTCGAATTCGACCACGGCGTCAACGTGGCGCTCGCGCGGGAACTGGGCGCCGCCGTCTTCTCCGTGGAGTACCGGCTCGCCCCCGAGAACCCGTACCCGGCCGGCCTCGAAGACGCGTACGCCGGACTCGTCCACCTCACCAAGAACGCCGCCGAGTTCGGCATGGACCCCGCCAGGATCGCTCTCTTCGGCATCAGCGCCGGCGGCGGCATCGCGGCCGGTCTGGCGCTGCTCGCCCGTGACCGGGGCGGCCCCGCGATCGTCTTCCAGTACCTCGGCATCCCCGAACTCGACGACCGCCTCGACACGCCCAGCATGCGGGACTTCACCGACACGCCCCTGTGGAACCGGCCCAACGCGATCATCAGCTGGGACGCCTACCTCGGCAGCGGGGTGCCGGGCGGCCCCGATGTCCCGGTCTACGCGGCTCCCGCTCGGGCCACCACCGAGCAGCTCGCCGGGTTGCCGCCCGCCTACATCTCGGTGATGGAGTTCGATCCGCTGCGCGACGAGGGCATCGACTATGCCCGTGCGTTGCTCGCGGCCGGGGTGAGTGTGGAGTTGCATCTGTTCCCGGGGACGTTCCATGGCTCGGCGATGGTCGCCCATGCGGAGGTCTCCCAGAGGGATGCGGCGGAGGCGGTTGCTGTGCTTCGGAGGGCGTTGCGGTAGCCCTTTCGAAGCGCCGGGGGACCTGTTGGTTGTCGGGTGCGGGTGCGTTGTGGCTGGTCGCGCCACGCGGCGGAGCCGCATATGTCACAGCCCCGCGCCCCTAAAGGGGCGCCAATCGCAGCGCGTACAGCGCCAGTTGGGCTCTGAAGCGGTCCTGTGGGTTGCTCAGGTGGTAGCCCAGGGCG contains:
- a CDS encoding alpha/beta hydrolase, which gives rise to MTTYPLDPELAAVVPMLPRADTSDLEGARAEMLVGINAALEEVDATGVDVFDVVAPGPEGAPDVLLRGYRPQGVEGPLPVIYDIHGGGFMLGSVEFDHGVNVALARELGAAVFSVEYRLAPENPYPAGLEDAYAGLVHLTKNAAEFGMDPARIALFGISAGGGIAAGLALLARDRGGPAIVFQYLGIPELDDRLDTPSMRDFTDTPLWNRPNAIISWDAYLGSGVPGGPDVPVYAAPARATTEQLAGLPPAYISVMEFDPLRDEGIDYARALLAAGVSVELHLFPGTFHGSAMVAHAEVSQRDAAEAVAVLRRALR